The following are from one region of the Littorina saxatilis isolate snail1 linkage group LG2, US_GU_Lsax_2.0, whole genome shotgun sequence genome:
- the LOC138959488 gene encoding 18S rRNA aminocarboxypropyltransferase-like, whose amino-acid sequence MGKNKRGRGGRGGGTDRGSGWKKDRQAKYDMKCADRSKVVNSSDEEEPKEGKEDTCEGAEAAVMQTIPLAMWDLEHCDPRKCSGRKLSRHGLVRCLRLNQRFPGIVLSPMGTKPVAPEDREIIEKGGLAVIDCSWARLDDTPFSRMKCNHPRLLPYFVATNPINYGRPWKLSCVEAFAAALWLTGYREQGEHLLSKFKWGHSFADQNGDLLEAYSKCTTAAEVQQFQQEHLDKIQDEFDHRQDKDLLDIDTSVDVCNPNRPAGGASYLPPSDSDSDSESEDDDESDADDEDEDDKKEAESSWKDSADERTVKEKTGASEDRTESCLCENEPETTSSVQSESRDTLQSCDKDSDSNIKRGDGSASETVLTETASSLASLSLTST is encoded by the exons atggggaaaaataAGCGAGGACGAGGTGGGCGTGGTGGCGGTACAGACAGAGGGTCTGGTtggaaaaaagacagacaggcgaAATATGACATGAAGTGCGCTGATCGCAGCAAAGTTGTCAACTCCTCTGATGAAGAAGAACCAAAGGAAGGAAAGGAAG ACACTTGTGAGGGTGCTGAAGCAGCTGTGATGCAGACCATACCCCTAGCAATGTGGGATCTGGAACACTGTGATCCACGCAAGTGCTCAGGGCGGAAGCTGAGTCGACATGGTTTGGTGCGATGCCTGCGCCTAAATCAGAGGTTTCCTGGCATTGTTCTGTCACCTATGGGAACTAAGCCTGTGGCACCGGAAGACAG gGAGATAATAGAGAAAGGAGGTCTAGCTGTGATAGACTGTTCGTGGGCTCGGCTTGACGACACACCATTTTCTCGCATGAAGTGTAACCACCCTCGACTGCTGCCATACTTTGTGGCTACCAACCCTATCAACTATGGTCGTCCATGGAAACTTTCATGTGTAGAGGCATTTGCTGCCGCTCTTTGGCTTACTG GTTACAGGGAACAGGGTGAACACCTGCTGTCCAAGTTTAAGTGGGGTCATTCGTTTGCAGACCAGAATGGTGATCTCCTGGAAGCTTATtctaagtgcacaacagcagcGGAAGTACAACAGTTCCAACAGGAACACCTGGACAAAATTCAGGATGAATTTGATCATAGACAAGACAAAG ATCTGCTGGACATAGACACCAGTGTTGATGTGTGCAATCCTAACCGGCCTGCGGGGGGTGCCAGCTACCTTCCACCATCTGATAGTGACAG CGATAGTGAATCAGAGGATGATGATGAGTCAGATgctgatgatgaagatgaagatgacaAGAAGGAGGCCGAGAGTAGTTGGAAAGATTCAGCAGACGAGAGGACAGTAAAAGAAAAAACAGGCGCTTCTGAAGATAGGACAGAATCCTGTCTGTGTGAAAATGAGCCAGAAACCACTTCTTCAGTTCAGTCAGAAAGCAGAGACACATTACAAAGCTGTGATAAAGACTCTGATTCAAATATCAAGCGTGGTGATGGGTCAGCTTCAGAGACAGTTCTCACAGAAACAGCCTCAAGCTTGGCTTCCCTTTCATTAACATCAACTTAG
- the LOC138959490 gene encoding N-acetylglucosamine-1-phosphotransferase subunit gamma-like — MLVLQTLCLFVFCVRTAGGKDVVEMKIVDEPSSYGFGNSNLQQFNPGGDSDNRLKMRVQPANVSGPPHLFHMQKKCFSKTFENYKYTFCPFSNITQHEQGYHWNPYNGILGVWQEWEIENNTFVSMEMQEGDDCGQIQRSLKVKLECGNTTDIISVSEPSTCHYVMVFHTPLVCHPQSLLVYPTLSTELRAKWDQLEGRRYRKELTEKGYKKRLQLIFEEAGLRLTAKQRNQLSAAAVAKEEKQNEQQGVNFNSLAHCSQMYRRLQQEMEQLKAELATYKNVNTTNIVNNGTAS; from the exons ATGCTTGTCCTTCAAACGTTGTGCCTCTTTGTGTTTTGCGTTAGAACTG CAGGAGGCAAGGATGTGGTGGAAATGAAGATTGTTGATGAGCCTTCCAGTTATGG GTTTGGCAACAGCAACCTACAACAGTTTAACCCTGGTGGAGACAGTGATAACAGGCTCAAAATGCGTGTCCAGCCTGCAAACGTCTCAGGCCCTCCTCATCTTTTTCACATGCAGAAAAAGTGTTTCTCCAAAACGTTTGAAAA TTACAAGTATACATTTTGTCCATTTTCCAACATCACTCAGCATGAACAAGGCTATCACTGGAACCCCTACAATGGTATACTAGG GGTTTGGCAGGAATGGGAGATTGAAAATAACACATTCGTTTCCATGGAAATGCAAGAAGGCGATGACTGTGGACAGATTCAAAGGAGCTTGAAG GTCAAGCTGGAGTGTGGCAACACCACAGACATCATCAGCGTGTCCGAGCCAAGCACTTGTCACTATGTGATGGTCTTCCACACTCCCCTGGTCTGCCACCCCCAGTCTCTCTTAGTCTACCCCACCCTCTCCACAGAGCTCAGGGCTAAATGGGACCAGCTTGAAGGAAGGAGGTACCGCAAGGAGCTGACAGAAAAG GGTTACAAGAAAAGATTGCAGCTGATCTTTGAAGAAGCAGGGTTGCGGCTGACAGCAAAGCAGAGGAATCAGCTATCAGCAGCAGCTGTTGCCAAAGAAGAGAAACAGAATGAGCAACAGGGTGTTAACTTTAACTCTCTTGCTCATTGTTCCCAG ATGTACAGACGGTTACAACAGGAGATGGAGCAACTCAAGGCTGAACTGGCAACATACAAAA
- the LOC138959512 gene encoding SOSS complex subunit B1-like isoform X1 — translation MTEPVYTYLKDVRPGMKNLNITFIILEIGKPNRTKDGHDVRTVKVADRTGSINVSVWDQVGDAIQTGDICRFMKGYASVWKMALTLYTGKIGEIWKIGDFVMQFTEQPNFSEPSADLYGNFGKEGSASGGPPRKDPNDGGEAGGNGHPPRMQLAGQGLAGQGNGGQYPQRLPIPPGAQNRGAPHSGRGGGAHPPRPRR, via the exons ATGACGGAGCCGGTTTATACATATCTGAAAGATGTACGACCGGGGATGAAAAACCTGAACATCACATTCATTATTTTGGAAATTG GTAAACCAAATCGCACAAAGGATGGTCATGATGTTCGAACAGTGAAAGTTGCAGACAGGACTGGAAGCATTAATGTTTCTGTCTGGGATCAGGTTGGTGATGCGATTCAAACAGGAGATATCTGCAGGTTTATGAAAGG GTATGCATCTGTGTGGAAAATGGCATTGACCCTGTATACTGGCAAGATTGGTGAAATCTGGAAAATAGGAGA TTTTGTGATGCAGTTCACCGAGCAACCCAACTTCAGTGAACCAAGTGCAGATCTTTATGGGAATTTTGGCaag GAAGGATCAGCATCTGGAGGACCGCCGCGCAAAGACCCCAATGATGGTGGAGAGGCAGGGGGTAATGGCCATCCTCCGCGCATGCAGCTTGCTGGACAGGGACTAG CAGGCCAAGGCAACGGTGGCCAGTATCCACAGCGGTTGCCAATACCGCCTGGAGCTCAGAACAGGGGTGCCCCCCACTCAGGGCGTGGTGGCGGCGCTCACCCGCCCCGTCCCCGCAGGTGA
- the LOC138959512 gene encoding SOSS complex subunit B1-like isoform X2 produces the protein MTEPVYTYLKDVRPGMKNLNITFIILEIGKPNRTKDGHDVRTVKVADRTGSINVSVWDQVGDAIQTGDICRFMKGYASVWKMALTLYTGKIGEIWKIGDFVMQFTEQPNFSEPSADLYGNFGKEGSASGGPPRKDPNDGGEAGGNGHPPRMQLAGQGLGQGNGGQYPQRLPIPPGAQNRGAPHSGRGGGAHPPRPRR, from the exons ATGACGGAGCCGGTTTATACATATCTGAAAGATGTACGACCGGGGATGAAAAACCTGAACATCACATTCATTATTTTGGAAATTG GTAAACCAAATCGCACAAAGGATGGTCATGATGTTCGAACAGTGAAAGTTGCAGACAGGACTGGAAGCATTAATGTTTCTGTCTGGGATCAGGTTGGTGATGCGATTCAAACAGGAGATATCTGCAGGTTTATGAAAGG GTATGCATCTGTGTGGAAAATGGCATTGACCCTGTATACTGGCAAGATTGGTGAAATCTGGAAAATAGGAGA TTTTGTGATGCAGTTCACCGAGCAACCCAACTTCAGTGAACCAAGTGCAGATCTTTATGGGAATTTTGGCaag GAAGGATCAGCATCTGGAGGACCGCCGCGCAAAGACCCCAATGATGGTGGAGAGGCAGGGGGTAATGGCCATCCTCCGCGCATGCAGCTTGCTGGACAGGGACTAG GCCAAGGCAACGGTGGCCAGTATCCACAGCGGTTGCCAATACCGCCTGGAGCTCAGAACAGGGGTGCCCCCCACTCAGGGCGTGGTGGCGGCGCTCACCCGCCCCGTCCCCGCAGGTGA